In one Culex quinquefasciatus strain JHB chromosome 2, VPISU_Cqui_1.0_pri_paternal, whole genome shotgun sequence genomic region, the following are encoded:
- the LOC119766046 gene encoding uncharacterized protein LOC119766046, translated as MPCTNMHCVDRFYSQKKRVSNRVVFFQVHIKFLETTRDGMKIEARHVRRKKLNKYLDPNLLKRERKNQRLLRRRKCANDLLRRNCTRRNVDLATEGGGRGMKISLRPGSRRPLLQPGRSAIRSDAQQWSSSGARSTGSVFVGWRKVTEATT; from the coding sequence ATGCCGTGCACAAACATGCATTGCGTTGATCGATTCTACAGCCAAAAAAAACGCGTCTCTAACCGAGTTGTTTTCTTTCAGGTGCACATCAAGTTCCTCGAGACGACACGCGACGGCATGAAGATCGAGGCGCGGCACGTCCGGCGGAAGAAGCTCAACAAGTACCTCGACCCGAACCTGCTCAAGCGGGAGCGCAAAAACCAGCGACTTCTTCGCCGTCGCAAATGCGCAAACGACCTGCTCAGAAGAAACTGTACACGGCGAAATGTTGATCTAGCAACAGAAGGCGGTGGGAGAGGTATGAAAATCAGCCTCCGACCAGGATCTCGTCGACCGCTTCTGCAACCGGGACGATCTGCGATCCGATCTGATGCTCAACAATGGTCAAGCAGTGGTGCACGATCAACCGGAAGCGTCTTCGTCGGCTGGCGCAAAGTCACTGAAGCGACGACGTAA